The following proteins are co-located in the Candidatus Nitrotoga sp. AM1P genome:
- a CDS encoding recombinase family protein: protein MKIGYARVSTEDQNLDLQLDLLSQDGCQKIFKEKMTGKRGSRPVLDKALATLKNGDMLVVWKLDRLGRSLRNLTNILNDLEGRGIGFRSISDGIDTETPAGRLLFHLIGAIAEFECSQISERTKAGLHAARRRGRRLGRPPRIGHHDVKLAKHLRDTQKLNYADIAARLGVGRTTLWRAMAEDAEP, encoded by the coding sequence ATGAAGATCGGTTACGCACGCGTCTCAACTGAGGATCAAAACCTCGACCTTCAGCTCGATCTCCTGAGTCAGGACGGTTGCCAGAAAATATTCAAAGAGAAAATGACTGGCAAGAGAGGCAGTCGTCCGGTACTAGACAAGGCGCTGGCGACGCTTAAAAACGGTGACATGTTGGTGGTCTGGAAACTGGATCGCCTTGGCCGCTCACTCCGGAATCTGACGAATATCCTGAATGACCTGGAAGGACGGGGTATCGGTTTCCGGTCGATCTCGGACGGGATCGACACTGAGACTCCAGCGGGCAGGCTTCTCTTCCATCTCATCGGCGCAATCGCTGAATTTGAATGCAGTCAGATTTCAGAGCGAACGAAAGCGGGGTTGCATGCTGCGCGCCGGAGAGGGCGGCGGCTGGGCCGCCCGCCCCGGATTGGTCATCACGATGTCAAGCTAGCAAAGCATTTGCGCGACACTCAAAAGCTGAACTACGCAGATATTGCCGCACGGCTTGGAGTGGGACGCACCACGCTCTGGCGTGCGATGGCGGAAGATGCTGAACCTTGA
- a CDS encoding Eco57I restriction-modification methylase domain-containing protein translates to MLQLLEHADNVRRKVAPLTAQKHKAEFGQFLTPSSVARFMASLFPVSSRQTCTLLDAGAGVGALSCAFLDRWAAGGFGFAKVEACAYEIDPAMRMHLAQTMAAYGERLAVKSQIMTDDFIEHAAMLCKQGQGGFTHAILNPPYKKINSNSAHRLTLRAVGIETVNLYSAFVALAVALAAPGGQIVAIIPRSFCNGPYYRPFRDFIFERAAIRHMHLFESRSKAFKDDDVLQENIILLLERGGQQGDVTVTTSTDDSFDDLVTNTHPFKRIVFPDDSERFIHVPTSQERNAIELSTAIRYSLEDIGIKASTGPVVDFRLKEHLREMPESGTVPLLYPAHFSGQNIEWPKPGIKKPNAIQRNAETEKWLYPNGFYCVVRRFSSKEEKRRIVASVVQPDTFGDSEMLGLENHLNVYHENKHGLPEALARGLAMYLNMTGVDENFRRSSGHTQVNATDLKMMKYPSRKALMALGEWALRCGEPTQDMIDEQLNNLTA, encoded by the coding sequence ATGCTCCAACTACTTGAACACGCCGACAACGTGCGTCGCAAGGTTGCACCACTGACCGCTCAGAAGCACAAGGCCGAATTCGGCCAGTTCTTGACGCCTTCGAGCGTCGCTCGATTCATGGCGTCCCTGTTCCCAGTCAGTAGCCGGCAGACCTGCACTCTGCTTGATGCAGGTGCTGGCGTTGGCGCTTTGTCATGCGCGTTTCTTGACCGCTGGGCAGCGGGCGGCTTTGGCTTTGCCAAAGTGGAGGCGTGTGCTTATGAAATCGACCCGGCAATGCGCATGCACCTTGCGCAAACGATGGCGGCTTATGGCGAACGTCTAGCCGTGAAGTCACAGATCATGACAGACGACTTTATCGAACATGCCGCGATGCTCTGCAAGCAGGGCCAAGGCGGCTTTACGCACGCTATTCTGAATCCGCCTTATAAGAAAATTAATAGCAACTCAGCGCATCGCCTGACGTTGCGCGCAGTCGGTATTGAGACGGTTAATCTGTATTCGGCCTTTGTAGCACTGGCAGTAGCGTTAGCTGCACCTGGCGGGCAGATCGTAGCGATCATCCCGCGCAGCTTCTGCAATGGGCCGTATTACCGGCCTTTTCGCGATTTTATATTTGAGCGGGCTGCAATTCGACACATGCACTTGTTCGAGTCACGCAGCAAGGCTTTCAAGGATGATGATGTTTTGCAGGAGAACATCATCCTGTTGCTGGAACGTGGTGGACAGCAAGGTGACGTGACAGTGACCACATCGACCGATGATAGTTTCGACGACCTCGTGACGAATACGCATCCCTTTAAACGGATCGTGTTCCCTGATGATTCCGAGCGTTTCATCCATGTGCCGACTTCACAAGAGCGTAACGCCATTGAGCTTTCAACCGCAATTCGCTATTCGTTGGAGGATATTGGTATAAAAGCATCGACCGGGCCGGTTGTCGATTTTAGGCTGAAAGAGCATCTCCGTGAGATGCCAGAATCGGGAACCGTACCACTGCTGTATCCAGCACATTTTTCTGGACAAAACATCGAATGGCCGAAACCGGGAATCAAAAAGCCAAATGCTATCCAGCGTAACGCTGAGACGGAAAAATGGCTTTATCCGAATGGCTTCTATTGTGTTGTTCGCCGCTTTTCATCAAAAGAAGAAAAACGCCGGATCGTTGCCAGTGTTGTGCAGCCAGACACTTTTGGCGATTCTGAAATGCTGGGTCTAGAAAATCACCTGAACGTGTATCACGAAAACAAGCACGGTTTACCAGAAGCACTTGCGCGTGGCTTGGCTATGTACCTCAATATGACCGGCGTTGATGAAAACTTCCGTCGTTCGAGTGGGCATACCCAAGTCAATGCAACCGATCTCAAGATGATGAAGTATCCGAGTCGGAAAGCGCTGATGGCGCTTGGAGAATGGGCATTACGCTGCGGCGAGCCTACGCAGGACATGATTGATGAACAACTGAATAACCTGACCGCATGA
- a CDS encoding BsuBI/PstI family type II restriction endonuclease has translation MTTNNNNHIDEAHKILISLGLPRAQHNERSALSLLALLNLSPGKTWAQAENPLVGITPIMDWSRKHYGKEYAPNTRETFRRQTMHQFVDAGIALYNPDKSDRPVNSPKAVYQVAPAVLTLLRSFGTPEWHDNLTTYLSLSQTLAAKYAMEREQNRIPMQIAPGKEITLSPGEHSELIRAIVEEFGPRFAPGSVLVYAGDTGDKWGYFDAPLLAELGVDVDSHGKMPDVVLHFVDKNWLLLVESVTSHGPVDGKRHAELAKLFAGSTAGLVYVTAFPNRSIMGRYLGEIAWETEVWVADAPSHLIHFNGVRFLGPYVTE, from the coding sequence ATGACAACGAATAATAACAATCATATCGACGAGGCGCATAAAATCCTCATTTCTCTTGGTCTGCCGCGTGCGCAGCACAACGAACGATCCGCGCTGTCCTTGTTGGCGCTGTTGAATCTCTCCCCTGGCAAGACGTGGGCACAGGCTGAAAATCCACTTGTTGGAATCACACCGATCATGGACTGGTCGCGGAAACACTACGGCAAGGAATACGCGCCGAACACGCGAGAAACATTCCGACGCCAGACAATGCACCAGTTCGTTGATGCCGGGATTGCCCTCTACAACCCTGACAAATCAGATCGCCCGGTGAACAGCCCCAAGGCCGTTTATCAGGTTGCTCCTGCTGTGCTAACGCTGTTGCGTAGTTTTGGCACCCCCGAATGGCACGACAACTTGACGACTTATCTGTCCCTAAGTCAGACGTTGGCGGCAAAATACGCGATGGAGCGCGAGCAAAACCGCATCCCAATGCAGATTGCGCCTGGTAAAGAAATTACCCTTAGTCCCGGCGAACATAGCGAGTTAATCCGCGCCATCGTCGAAGAGTTTGGCCCGCGTTTTGCACCCGGTAGTGTGTTGGTTTATGCAGGGGATACTGGCGACAAATGGGGCTATTTCGATGCGCCCTTGCTGGCCGAGCTGGGTGTCGATGTGGATTCACATGGCAAGATGCCTGATGTGGTGCTCCACTTCGTCGATAAAAATTGGCTGCTGCTGGTGGAGTCTGTCACGAGTCATGGTCCAGTCGATGGAAAACGTCATGCAGAACTGGCCAAGTTGTTTGCTGGATCAACTGCTGGTCTGGTATACGTGACTGCATTCCCGAATCGGTCAATCATGGGGCGGTATCTTGGTGAAATCGCATGGGAAACCGAAGTGTGGGTTGCTGATGCACCATCACACCTGATTCACTTCAACGGCGTGCGCTTCCTTGGGCCATATGTCACCGAATGA
- a CDS encoding DUF2188 domain-containing protein — MTKKDIHVVPHKDGWATRKEGTTRAGSVHDTKVDALKQGRDQAKREQVELVIHRKDGTIQDSDSYGKDPFPPRDNKH, encoded by the coding sequence ATGACCAAAAAAGATATTCATGTGGTGCCGCACAAAGACGGATGGGCCACCAGGAAGGAAGGAACTACACGCGCGGGGTCTGTTCACGACACCAAAGTTGATGCATTAAAACAGGGGCGTGACCAAGCTAAGCGCGAGCAGGTTGAATTGGTCATCCACCGTAAGGACGGAACGATTCAGGATAGCGATAGTTACGGCAAAGATCCGTTTCCTCCCAGAGACAATAAGCACTGA
- a CDS encoding helix-turn-helix domain-containing protein: MNELLEFNPKRLTLARRRRGLTKTKLAELVGVEVRSITGYESEEYKPDPERLIQLAEKLHFPVQFFFGDDLDEISPDIVSFRSMSKMTAGQRDTALGAGAIALLLHQWVDVRFDLPRAELPDLSQETSPEAAAETLRRLWGLGELPVKNMIHLLEAKGIRVFSLSIDTVQVDAFSMWHAETPFVFMNTKKSCERSRFDAAHELGHLVLHRHAGARGPEVEREANAFASALLMPRASVLANAPHMATVDQLVRFKVFWTVSVAALAYRLRDVGLVSDWHYRNLCIEIAKRGYHKREPEEAPRETSQVLAKIFAALREEAVTKLDIADALNVHVEELDQLVFGLALTGLSSRNRVAVTSTRRPQLRVVSSHNDVKKG, translated from the coding sequence ATGAATGAATTGCTTGAATTCAATCCAAAACGATTGACGCTTGCGCGCCGCCGTCGTGGACTGACGAAAACAAAGTTGGCGGAACTGGTCGGCGTGGAGGTGCGCTCGATTACAGGCTACGAGAGTGAAGAGTACAAGCCCGATCCAGAGCGGCTTATTCAATTGGCTGAAAAACTACATTTTCCAGTGCAGTTTTTCTTTGGCGACGACTTGGATGAAATTTCGCCCGACATCGTGAGTTTCCGTTCGATGTCAAAGATGACTGCTGGTCAGCGTGATACGGCGCTTGGGGCTGGAGCGATTGCTTTGCTGTTGCATCAATGGGTTGACGTGCGCTTTGACCTGCCCCGAGCAGAGTTGCCCGACCTCAGCCAGGAGACCAGTCCTGAAGCGGCAGCAGAGACATTACGGCGGCTCTGGGGGCTAGGCGAACTGCCGGTCAAGAATATGATTCACCTTTTGGAGGCCAAGGGAATACGGGTTTTTTCTTTGTCAATCGATACGGTCCAGGTTGATGCCTTTTCGATGTGGCATGCCGAAACCCCTTTCGTGTTTATGAACACAAAAAAATCATGCGAGCGCAGTCGATTCGACGCGGCGCACGAACTTGGCCATCTCGTGCTTCACCGACATGCTGGAGCGCGAGGACCGGAAGTTGAGCGAGAAGCTAATGCGTTTGCTTCTGCATTGTTAATGCCGCGCGCGAGTGTTTTAGCTAATGCCCCACATATGGCGACGGTGGATCAATTGGTGCGGTTCAAGGTCTTTTGGACAGTTTCTGTCGCGGCACTGGCTTATCGCCTGCGCGATGTCGGGTTAGTCTCCGATTGGCATTACCGCAATTTGTGCATCGAAATTGCTAAACGCGGCTATCACAAACGTGAGCCGGAGGAAGCGCCTCGCGAGACATCCCAGGTTCTCGCGAAAATATTTGCCGCCTTACGTGAGGAAGCCGTTACCAAGCTGGATATCGCTGATGCTCTCAACGTTCATGTTGAAGAACTGGATCAGTTGGTGTTTGGCTTGGCTTTGACGGGTTTGAGTTCTAGAAATCGCGTCGCGGTGACCTCGACGCGACGACCGCAATTACGGGTAGTGAGCTCTCATAACGACGTGAAGAAAGGGTAA
- a CDS encoding ArdC family protein encodes MKTATNTADIYTRVTNKIIADLEQGTRPWFKPWSASNTTDRITLPLRHNGVPYRGINILLLWGEAMAKGYSSSRWMTFKQASELGANVRKGEHGSLVVYANTITKTESDDNGQEIEREIPFMKGYTVFNVEQIEGLPDSYQIKPEPKGETLQLIEQAEAFFAASGATFRHGGNRAYYAPALDLIQLPPAEAFRDAESYASTKAHELTHWTSHPSRLNRILGKRFGDEAYAAEELIAELGAAFLSVDLGITPEPREDHAAYLAHWLKVLREDRKAIFTAAAHAQRAVDFLHTLQGEKAIAA; translated from the coding sequence ATGAAAACCGCCACCAACACCGCAGACATTTACACCCGCGTTACAAACAAGATCATTGCCGACCTAGAGCAAGGCACGCGCCCATGGTTTAAGCCGTGGAGCGCCAGCAACACCACCGACCGCATCACCCTGCCACTGCGTCATAACGGCGTGCCGTACCGGGGAATCAACATCCTTTTGCTCTGGGGGGAAGCGATGGCGAAGGGGTATTCGTCATCGCGCTGGATGACTTTTAAGCAAGCCTCCGAGCTGGGCGCAAACGTCCGGAAAGGCGAACACGGTTCACTTGTGGTCTATGCGAACACGATCACCAAGACCGAATCTGACGATAACGGGCAGGAGATCGAGCGCGAAATTCCATTTATGAAAGGGTACACCGTGTTTAATGTGGAGCAGATCGAGGGGCTACCTGACAGCTACCAGATTAAACCGGAGCCGAAAGGCGAAACGCTGCAACTGATCGAGCAAGCGGAAGCCTTTTTCGCCGCCAGTGGCGCGACGTTCCGGCATGGTGGAAACCGGGCCTATTACGCCCCCGCGCTGGACCTGATCCAACTGCCTCCAGCGGAGGCGTTCAGGGACGCGGAGAGCTATGCATCAACCAAGGCGCACGAGCTGACGCACTGGACTTCCCACCCTTCGCGCCTCAATCGCATTTTAGGGAAACGCTTCGGGGATGAGGCCTACGCCGCCGAGGAATTAATTGCCGAACTGGGGGCCGCGTTTCTCTCTGTGGATCTAGGCATCACGCCGGAGCCAAGGGAAGATCATGCAGCCTATCTGGCGCACTGGCTCAAGGTGCTGAGAGAAGACAGGAAGGCCATTTTTACGGCAGCGGCACACGCACAACGGGCTGTTGATTTCCTTCACACCCTGCAAGGCGAAAAGGCAATCGCAGCATGA
- a CDS encoding ankyrin repeat domain-containing protein yields MIDKQDIDAVLTTSDSEAKNIRGYLLIEAVRNKNTSWINDTLENGTDVNFQDEEGMTPLHHAAALGARPCIRLLVNSGRCNYLLRDKLGRYASDLAIEWARDYAVGRLLTKHQVRQACEQGVPAWSKAKIKELSAL; encoded by the coding sequence ATGATCGACAAACAAGATATTGATGCTGTCTTGACCACATCGGATTCCGAGGCGAAAAACATAAGGGGGTATCTGCTGATTGAAGCTGTTCGCAATAAGAACACATCCTGGATCAATGACACTCTGGAAAATGGCACTGATGTAAACTTTCAAGACGAAGAGGGAATGACCCCGTTACACCATGCCGCAGCGCTAGGCGCGCGGCCTTGCATCCGGCTGCTGGTCAACAGCGGGAGATGCAATTACTTGCTCCGGGATAAGCTTGGCAGGTACGCTTCCGATCTCGCCATCGAGTGGGCCAGGGATTATGCCGTAGGGCGGCTGCTGACCAAGCATCAAGTCAGGCAAGCATGCGAACAGGGCGTTCCGGCTTGGTCCAAAGCAAAAATTAAGGAATTGTCCGCTCTTTAG
- a CDS encoding CPCC family cysteine-rich protein: protein MCPICGWEDDPVQFDDPIMQAGPTK from the coding sequence ATATGTCCAATCTGCGGCTGGGAAGACGATCCAGTACAATTCGATGATCCTATTATGCAGGCGGGGCCAACAAAATAA
- a CDS encoding DUF7674 family protein: MDRHQIIKNFILVTPTFSSCWKDYINYWEQEDPGISNDILCYVNYFVENFSDLTIEQRKATLEIVENGLTYGDSSVKDALATCFLEALITAIDLKKIDFNTINLLGNKSTEYCRAWNDFSNEERNID; the protein is encoded by the coding sequence ATGGACAGACATCAAATAATCAAAAATTTTATCCTTGTGACGCCTACCTTTTCTTCTTGCTGGAAAGACTATATAAATTATTGGGAGCAAGAAGATCCAGGTATCTCCAATGATATTCTATGCTATGTAAACTATTTTGTAGAAAATTTCTCAGATTTAACAATAGAACAACGAAAAGCCACATTAGAAATTGTAGAAAATGGCCTTACTTACGGCGATTCATCTGTAAAAGACGCGCTAGCAACGTGTTTTTTGGAAGCACTTATAACGGCTATTGATTTAAAGAAAATTGATTTTAATACCATTAACTTATTAGGTAATAAGTCAACCGAATATTGTAGAGCTTGGAACGATTTTTCTAACGAAGAGCGCAATATTGATTAA
- a CDS encoding RtcB family protein, with protein MNHEIDAKLIVQALLQREESVDLPAALQDAGQLILIEGSMEMVSYTLTGNDEDIRLAFGSTSYGAGRAMNRQQVLPNWVGR; from the coding sequence ATGAATCATGAAATTGATGCAAAGCTGATTGTTCAGGCTCTTCTACAACGGGAAGAGAGTGTAGACCTTCCTGCCGCTCTGCAAGATGCCGGTCAGCTAATATTAATTGAGGGCAGTATGGAAATGGTTTCTTATACCCTAACCGGGAACGACGAGGACATACGGCTTGCTTTCGGTTCCACAAGTTACGGCGCGGGACGAGCGATGAATCGCCAGCAGGTGCTGCCCAACTGGGTTGGGAGGTGA
- a CDS encoding GNAT family N-acetyltransferase, translating to MPVIKVSSLTDADAAAIRLWPPYPDSLQDLDYALRANGWLDQFPDSQQTRRFSAWDGAQLVGFSILTNITSTDAEFYIALHPQQIGHGIGRVVMLRTLDIGFTELNLKHIYLKVRDWHQRAIALYESIGFKKTGTSIVEIQGKPVNFVNMCIKRPDLTNR from the coding sequence ATGCCCGTGATCAAGGTATCTTCTCTCACTGACGCTGATGCAGCGGCAATCCGGTTATGGCCACCATATCCCGACTCGCTACAGGATCTCGATTATGCGCTTCGGGCTAATGGGTGGCTTGATCAATTCCCAGACTCGCAGCAAACACGTCGTTTTTCCGCCTGGGATGGTGCACAATTGGTGGGCTTCTCGATTCTAACAAATATTACCTCAACGGACGCGGAGTTTTATATTGCGCTTCATCCGCAGCAAATCGGCCATGGAATCGGACGAGTCGTCATGCTGCGGACATTGGATATCGGTTTCACAGAGCTCAATCTGAAGCATATATATCTAAAAGTGCGCGATTGGCATCAGCGCGCTATAGCTCTCTATGAAAGCATCGGATTTAAAAAGACTGGCACCAGTATTGTCGAAATTCAGGGTAAGCCGGTGAATTTTGTGAACATGTGCATCAAAAGGCCAGACTTGACTAATCGTTAG
- a CDS encoding type IV secretory system conjugative DNA transfer family protein, which translates to MNDFSKRFMQDVPRGDSTRFLRQQKVPQARWMKLDDILVSASLTYDPHNPGKKVLIGALDSHLIGIEDDRHILTVAGSRSGKSVGLISNLLFYPGSILATDPKGELAEITAQRRETMGQKIYVLDPFLNGSARVSKYRASYNPMSVLSKESQSFLEDAALIAESIVVQSADQKDPHWDESAKNFIEGVIVHVATAPQHKSRRNLITVRALIKKALWLPPAEEDEPGSKKQKRSTKPLLYEEMMHNASRLEVDPETEEIGSSIMAAALDFYGKSEGEISGVHSTVNRHIKFLDYTAFRNVLQENDFDLAELKSNPAGVSIYLCFPATRIEISKRWMRIFVNQLLDAMEREKTKPPAPVLICLDEFPVLGYMKQLETASGLIASFGVKLWVILQDWSQGKALYGERWETFAGNAGIVQFFGNNDLTTTDYISKRLGKTQVEVARIGEVAQDQQDKGLSGRSETIELYDLLTPDEITRQFARSDRLQRQLILWAGHHPMMLQRVIYHDTNGPLAPYIT; encoded by the coding sequence ATGAATGATTTTTCAAAACGATTCATGCAGGATGTCCCACGCGGCGATAGTACCCGCTTCCTGAGACAGCAAAAGGTACCGCAGGCGCGTTGGATGAAACTCGACGATATTCTAGTGAGTGCATCGCTTACCTACGATCCTCACAATCCGGGCAAGAAAGTTCTGATTGGTGCACTTGATTCCCATTTGATCGGAATTGAGGATGACAGGCATATTCTCACTGTCGCTGGATCGCGGTCTGGAAAATCCGTAGGGTTAATCAGTAATTTGCTGTTCTATCCTGGTAGTATTCTTGCGACCGATCCGAAAGGGGAACTAGCCGAGATTACTGCACAGCGACGGGAGACGATGGGGCAAAAAATATACGTCCTCGATCCATTTTTGAATGGGTCAGCACGGGTATCCAAATACCGCGCTTCCTACAATCCCATGAGCGTGCTGTCAAAAGAAAGCCAGAGCTTTCTTGAAGATGCTGCACTGATTGCGGAATCCATCGTCGTTCAGTCCGCCGATCAAAAAGATCCCCATTGGGATGAAAGCGCCAAAAATTTTATCGAAGGCGTCATTGTCCATGTGGCGACCGCACCGCAGCACAAATCCAGGAGAAACCTTATTACGGTGAGGGCGCTCATCAAAAAAGCGCTCTGGCTTCCTCCTGCTGAGGAAGACGAACCCGGCAGCAAAAAGCAAAAGAGAAGCACGAAGCCACTTCTCTATGAAGAGATGATGCACAATGCTTCTCGGCTCGAAGTCGATCCTGAAACGGAGGAAATCGGCAGTTCCATCATGGCCGCCGCCCTTGATTTTTACGGCAAGAGCGAGGGTGAGATTTCTGGCGTCCATTCAACGGTGAACCGTCATATCAAGTTTTTGGACTACACAGCTTTTCGGAATGTTCTGCAAGAGAATGATTTTGATCTTGCAGAACTGAAAAGCAATCCTGCCGGGGTCAGTATTTACCTGTGCTTTCCGGCAACACGCATCGAGATATCGAAGCGGTGGATGCGGATTTTTGTCAATCAGTTACTCGACGCAATGGAACGGGAGAAAACCAAACCCCCCGCTCCTGTACTGATCTGCCTGGATGAATTTCCGGTGCTGGGGTACATGAAGCAACTGGAAACGGCTTCCGGCCTCATCGCTTCATTCGGCGTCAAGCTTTGGGTCATTCTTCAGGACTGGAGCCAAGGTAAAGCCCTTTATGGAGAACGCTGGGAAACCTTCGCTGGCAATGCCGGGATCGTGCAGTTTTTTGGCAATAATGACCTGACTACTACGGATTATATTTCCAAGCGCCTTGGAAAAACTCAGGTGGAAGTCGCACGCATTGGCGAGGTCGCCCAAGATCAACAGGACAAGGGATTATCAGGACGGTCTGAGACGATTGAACTCTACGACCTGCTCACCCCCGATGAGATCACCCGCCAGTTTGCGCGCAGTGACCGGCTGCAACGGCAACTTATTCTGTGGGCCGGTCATCACCCGATGATGTTACAGCGCGTCATTTATCATGATACAAACGGCCCGTTGGCACCCTACATAACTTAG
- a CDS encoding relaxase/mobilization nuclease domain-containing protein codes for MIPFASQRGGGQDLATHLLNDYDNDMIEVAFIRGSIARDLHGAFKEWEVQADTLTRCRKYLYSMSINPDPEQGPLSRDQYLDYIKRTEDALGLTEQPRAVVFHIKHGREHCHVVWSRIDADQQRAVHIAFDRDKLMRVTRGFARDHGLDLPAGYDKSRKAGQLSLYDQEQLRQTGLSKADHIQQVTEAWRHSDDARSFVQALAERGYILATGKRPYVLVDLYGGKNALSKLIDDKSVRTKDIRNFLEKEFPPESLPTVEEAQQLVTAHRKIVEKSTKDNHYENQLAELKHSQQERRLAVEQERNTLKDKQQFMRLSQQSIHRTERDQLRATHIATMKAIRLARYENRPTGLAAFLGKVSGIMFLQKKIHQYQDARKIRDHLGQRDQLKAKQVQEQKGLDFRLNLQVRDIERKAKALEKIVKRELAALSRDNKRHERVRARGDDGSMPSLAQIAGIDNKKRERTAPDLLRAFDEAKQPSQDGAPDLMAEFRRAASERQEGENRNGSGSSLENARPPEIEPSEKPHRNRGRDRDS; via the coding sequence ATGATCCCTTTTGCATCGCAGCGCGGCGGAGGTCAAGACCTTGCCACCCATCTCCTAAACGATTACGACAACGATATGATCGAGGTGGCGTTTATCAGGGGTTCCATCGCACGAGATTTGCATGGCGCATTCAAGGAATGGGAAGTGCAGGCCGATACGCTCACGCGCTGCCGCAAATATCTCTATAGCATGTCCATCAATCCTGACCCGGAGCAGGGGCCTCTAAGCCGCGACCAATACCTGGACTACATTAAGCGTACTGAAGACGCGCTGGGATTGACAGAGCAACCACGCGCCGTTGTATTTCACATCAAACATGGCCGCGAGCATTGTCATGTAGTCTGGTCCCGTATCGATGCTGACCAACAGCGTGCAGTTCATATCGCTTTCGACCGTGACAAACTGATGCGCGTGACGCGAGGGTTCGCCCGCGATCATGGGCTTGACCTGCCAGCCGGGTACGACAAATCACGGAAAGCCGGACAGTTGTCACTCTACGATCAAGAACAACTGAGGCAGACGGGTTTGTCGAAGGCCGATCACATACAACAGGTCACTGAAGCTTGGCGGCATAGCGACGATGCCAGATCGTTTGTCCAGGCGTTGGCTGAGCGCGGCTATATTCTGGCGACCGGAAAGCGGCCCTACGTTCTTGTCGATTTATACGGAGGCAAGAATGCGCTCTCCAAACTGATCGACGATAAATCGGTTCGTACAAAAGACATCCGCAATTTCCTTGAAAAGGAATTCCCGCCTGAATCGCTACCAACCGTTGAGGAAGCGCAGCAACTTGTGACGGCTCACCGGAAGATCGTTGAAAAATCAACCAAAGACAATCATTACGAAAACCAACTGGCAGAATTGAAACACAGCCAGCAGGAGCGGCGGCTCGCGGTGGAACAGGAGCGGAATACTCTCAAAGACAAGCAGCAGTTCATGCGACTTTCCCAGCAGTCAATTCATCGGACTGAGCGAGACCAGCTGCGCGCAACCCATATTGCGACAATGAAAGCCATCAGGCTGGCGCGGTATGAAAACAGGCCAACCGGGCTTGCCGCGTTTCTCGGTAAGGTAAGCGGAATTATGTTTCTTCAGAAAAAAATACATCAGTATCAAGATGCCCGGAAAATCCGGGATCATCTTGGACAGCGGGATCAGCTAAAGGCAAAACAGGTTCAGGAGCAGAAGGGGCTGGATTTTCGCTTGAATCTTCAGGTGCGGGATATTGAACGTAAGGCCAAGGCTCTCGAAAAAATTGTAAAACGCGAGCTGGCTGCACTATCGCGGGACAACAAGCGGCATGAACGCGTTCGCGCCAGAGGCGACGATGGATCAATGCCGTCGCTGGCCCAAATTGCCGGGATCGACAACAAGAAGAGAGAAAGAACAGCGCCCGATTTGCTTAGGGCCTTTGATGAAGCAAAACAGCCCAGCCAAGATGGTGCGCCCGATCTCATGGCAGAGTTCAGGCGCGCAGCGAGCGAGCGCCAAGAGGGCGAAAACAGAAACGGTTCTGGCAGTAGTCTTGAGAATGCCCGACCGCCGGAAATTGAGCCTAGCGAGAAGCCACATAGGAACCGTGGCCGGGATAGAGACTCATAA